One window from the genome of Pyrus communis chromosome 16, drPyrComm1.1, whole genome shotgun sequence encodes:
- the LOC137720280 gene encoding SWR1-complex protein 4-like isoform X5, with protein sequence MDAKDILGLSKTSHPASQEKKSRTVKESQRKPDGISREVYALIGGVPPLMPAVEPLQLKKRPPTDEKITWQWLPFTSSARKDNLQLFHWVRVVNGVPPMGDYSFAKYNKSVDVVKYTDEEYEKHLTDDFDLRFIVIADRFPSSRTVEELKERYYKVSRSILIARAAASPGDVSEHPIVKEPYKFTQERDRKRALSMVLSQTKHQERKDSEVLAEAKRIAESRMAARVSLQNAKESELPITFNVERAIVPGETLSPSSNSEFPSAMVAPSTSMAENTSTLASLRMLRVYLRTYALDQMIQAASSSAGLRTIKRVEQSLQELGVNLKPRVPTKSVCAQHLELRKEILTLLNLQKQLQYKEAEGSSYRDSPYETPGTPKDRTFVPESTSFGGDVLGERVGKRDQKRKAPGRAEAPSSPAQPKRPRKLRASDM encoded by the exons ATGGATGCCAAGGACATCTTGGGCTTGTCCAAAACCTCGCATCCCGCATCCCAGGAGAAGAAATCTCGAACAGTTAAGGAGTCTCAGCGAAAACCAGATGGCATTTCGCGCGAG GTGTATGCGCTTATCGGGGGTGTTCCACCTCTCATGCCGGCAGTGGAGCCATTACAGCTGAAAAAACGGCCTCCGACTGACGAAAAG ATCACTTGGCAGTGGCTTCCTTTTACAAGTTCTGCTCGGAAAGATAATTTACAGCTCTTTCACTGG GTTAGAGTTGTAAATGGTGTCCCACCTATGGGTGACTACTCCTTTGCCAAGTATAACAAG TCTGTGGACGTTGTCAAATACACAGACGAGGAGTATGAGAAGCATTTGACTGATGAT TTTGATCTACGCTTCATTGTGATAGCAGACAGGTTCCCGTCTTCTCGTACTGTGGAAGAACTGAAGGAACGCTATTACAAag TATCTCGATCTATATTAATTGCTAGAGCTGCGGCATCGCCTGGAGATGTTTCAGAGCATCCTATTGTTAAG GAACCTTACAAATTTACACAAGAGAGAGATCGCAAGCGAGCATTGTCCATGGTTCTCTCTCAAACAAAGCACCAAGAGAGAAAAGACTCGGAG GTTCTGGCTGAAGCCAAAAGAATAGCTGAGTCACGCATGGCTGCAAGGGTAAGTTTACAG AATGCTAAAGAGTCAGAGTTGCCTATAACATTTAATGTGGAGAGGGCTATCGTTCCTGGTGAGACTCTGTCACCTTCATCCAACTCTGAGTTCCCCTCTGCAATGGTTGCACCTTCAACTTCAATGGCAGAGAATACCTCTACTCTAGCTTCTCTCCGAATG cttcGGGTGTATCTTAGGACATATGCGCTTGACCAAATGATCCAAGCTGCAAGCTCATCTGCTGGACTTCGGACTATCAAGCGGGTCGAGCAAAGTTTGCAAGAACTTGGG GTTAATTTAAAGCCGAGAGTTCCAACTAAATCCGTTTGTGCACAGCATCTtgaattaagaaaagaaatacTGACGCTACTGAATCTTCAGAAACAG TTACAATATAAGGAGGCAGAAGGCTCATCTTATCGTGATAGTCCATACGAAACACCAGGCACACCCAAG GATCGCACTTTTGTCCCTGAATCAACAAGTTTTGGAGGTGATGTATTAG GGGAAAGAGTTGGTAAACGAGACCAAAAACGAAAGGCCCCTGGTAGGGCAGAAGCTCCATCATCGCCTGCGCAGCCTAAAAGGCCTAGAAAGTTAAGGGCATCAGATATGTAG
- the LOC137720280 gene encoding SWR1-complex protein 4-like isoform X1 gives MDAKDILGLSKTSHPASQEKKSRTVKESQRKPDGISREVYALIGGVPPLMPAVEPLQLKKRPPTDEKITWQWLPFTSSARKDNLQLFHWVRVVNGVPPMGDYSFAKYNKSVDVVKYTDEEYEKHLTDDMWTKEETDQLFELCQQFDLRFIVIADRFPSSRTVEELKERYYKVSRSILIARAAASPGDVSEHPIVKEPYKFTQERDRKRALSMVLSQTKHQERKDSEVLAEAKRIAESRMAARVSLQNAKESELPITFNVERAIVPGETLSPSSNSEFPSAMVAPSTSMAENTSTLASLRMLRVYLRTYALDQMIQAASSSAGLRTIKRVEQSLQELGVNLKPRVPTKSVCAQHLELRKEILTLLNLQKQLQYKEAEGSSYRDSPYETPGTPKDRTFVPESTSFGGDVLGERVGKRDQKRKAPGRAEAPSSPAQPKRPRKLRASDM, from the exons ATGGATGCCAAGGACATCTTGGGCTTGTCCAAAACCTCGCATCCCGCATCCCAGGAGAAGAAATCTCGAACAGTTAAGGAGTCTCAGCGAAAACCAGATGGCATTTCGCGCGAG GTGTATGCGCTTATCGGGGGTGTTCCACCTCTCATGCCGGCAGTGGAGCCATTACAGCTGAAAAAACGGCCTCCGACTGACGAAAAG ATCACTTGGCAGTGGCTTCCTTTTACAAGTTCTGCTCGGAAAGATAATTTACAGCTCTTTCACTGG GTTAGAGTTGTAAATGGTGTCCCACCTATGGGTGACTACTCCTTTGCCAAGTATAACAAG TCTGTGGACGTTGTCAAATACACAGACGAGGAGTATGAGAAGCATTTGACTGATGAT ATGTGGACAAAGGAAGAGACGGATCAATTGTTTGAATTGTGTCAACAGTTTGATCTACGCTTCATTGTGATAGCAGACAGGTTCCCGTCTTCTCGTACTGTGGAAGAACTGAAGGAACGCTATTACAAag TATCTCGATCTATATTAATTGCTAGAGCTGCGGCATCGCCTGGAGATGTTTCAGAGCATCCTATTGTTAAG GAACCTTACAAATTTACACAAGAGAGAGATCGCAAGCGAGCATTGTCCATGGTTCTCTCTCAAACAAAGCACCAAGAGAGAAAAGACTCGGAG GTTCTGGCTGAAGCCAAAAGAATAGCTGAGTCACGCATGGCTGCAAGGGTAAGTTTACAG AATGCTAAAGAGTCAGAGTTGCCTATAACATTTAATGTGGAGAGGGCTATCGTTCCTGGTGAGACTCTGTCACCTTCATCCAACTCTGAGTTCCCCTCTGCAATGGTTGCACCTTCAACTTCAATGGCAGAGAATACCTCTACTCTAGCTTCTCTCCGAATG cttcGGGTGTATCTTAGGACATATGCGCTTGACCAAATGATCCAAGCTGCAAGCTCATCTGCTGGACTTCGGACTATCAAGCGGGTCGAGCAAAGTTTGCAAGAACTTGGG GTTAATTTAAAGCCGAGAGTTCCAACTAAATCCGTTTGTGCACAGCATCTtgaattaagaaaagaaatacTGACGCTACTGAATCTTCAGAAACAG TTACAATATAAGGAGGCAGAAGGCTCATCTTATCGTGATAGTCCATACGAAACACCAGGCACACCCAAG GATCGCACTTTTGTCCCTGAATCAACAAGTTTTGGAGGTGATGTATTAG GGGAAAGAGTTGGTAAACGAGACCAAAAACGAAAGGCCCCTGGTAGGGCAGAAGCTCCATCATCGCCTGCGCAGCCTAAAAGGCCTAGAAAGTTAAGGGCATCAGATATGTAG
- the LOC137720280 gene encoding SWR1-complex protein 4-like isoform X4: MDAKDILGLSKTSHPASQEKKSRTVKESQRKPDGISREVYALIGGVPPLMPAVEPLQLKKRPPTDEKITWQWLPFTSSARKDNLQLFHWVRVVNGVPPMGDYSFAKYNKSVDVVKYTDEEYEKHLTDDMWTKEETDQLFELCQQFDLRFIVIADRFPSSRTVEELKERYYKVSRSILIARAAASPGDVSEHPIVKEPYKFTQERDRKRALSMVLSQTKHQERKDSEVLAEAKRIAESRMAARNAKESELPITFNVERAIVPGETLSPSSNSEFPSAMVAPSTSMAENTSTLASLRMLRVYLRTYALDQMIQAASSSAGLRTIKRVEQSLQELGVNLKPRVPTKSVCAQHLELRKEILTLLNLQKQLQYKEAEGSSYRDSPYETPGTPKDRTFVPESTSFGGERVGKRDQKRKAPGRAEAPSSPAQPKRPRKLRASDM, encoded by the exons ATGGATGCCAAGGACATCTTGGGCTTGTCCAAAACCTCGCATCCCGCATCCCAGGAGAAGAAATCTCGAACAGTTAAGGAGTCTCAGCGAAAACCAGATGGCATTTCGCGCGAG GTGTATGCGCTTATCGGGGGTGTTCCACCTCTCATGCCGGCAGTGGAGCCATTACAGCTGAAAAAACGGCCTCCGACTGACGAAAAG ATCACTTGGCAGTGGCTTCCTTTTACAAGTTCTGCTCGGAAAGATAATTTACAGCTCTTTCACTGG GTTAGAGTTGTAAATGGTGTCCCACCTATGGGTGACTACTCCTTTGCCAAGTATAACAAG TCTGTGGACGTTGTCAAATACACAGACGAGGAGTATGAGAAGCATTTGACTGATGAT ATGTGGACAAAGGAAGAGACGGATCAATTGTTTGAATTGTGTCAACAGTTTGATCTACGCTTCATTGTGATAGCAGACAGGTTCCCGTCTTCTCGTACTGTGGAAGAACTGAAGGAACGCTATTACAAag TATCTCGATCTATATTAATTGCTAGAGCTGCGGCATCGCCTGGAGATGTTTCAGAGCATCCTATTGTTAAG GAACCTTACAAATTTACACAAGAGAGAGATCGCAAGCGAGCATTGTCCATGGTTCTCTCTCAAACAAAGCACCAAGAGAGAAAAGACTCGGAG GTTCTGGCTGAAGCCAAAAGAATAGCTGAGTCACGCATGGCTGCAAGG AATGCTAAAGAGTCAGAGTTGCCTATAACATTTAATGTGGAGAGGGCTATCGTTCCTGGTGAGACTCTGTCACCTTCATCCAACTCTGAGTTCCCCTCTGCAATGGTTGCACCTTCAACTTCAATGGCAGAGAATACCTCTACTCTAGCTTCTCTCCGAATG cttcGGGTGTATCTTAGGACATATGCGCTTGACCAAATGATCCAAGCTGCAAGCTCATCTGCTGGACTTCGGACTATCAAGCGGGTCGAGCAAAGTTTGCAAGAACTTGGG GTTAATTTAAAGCCGAGAGTTCCAACTAAATCCGTTTGTGCACAGCATCTtgaattaagaaaagaaatacTGACGCTACTGAATCTTCAGAAACAG TTACAATATAAGGAGGCAGAAGGCTCATCTTATCGTGATAGTCCATACGAAACACCAGGCACACCCAAG GATCGCACTTTTGTCCCTGAATCAACAAGTTTTGGAG GGGAAAGAGTTGGTAAACGAGACCAAAAACGAAAGGCCCCTGGTAGGGCAGAAGCTCCATCATCGCCTGCGCAGCCTAAAAGGCCTAGAAAGTTAAGGGCATCAGATATGTAG
- the LOC137720280 gene encoding SWR1-complex protein 4-like isoform X3 → MDAKDILGLSKTSHPASQEKKSRTVKESQRKPDGISREVYALIGGVPPLMPAVEPLQLKKRPPTDEKITWQWLPFTSSARKDNLQLFHWVRVVNGVPPMGDYSFAKYNKSVDVVKYTDEEYEKHLTDDMWTKEETDQLFELCQQFDLRFIVIADRFPSSRTVEELKERYYKVSRSILIARAAASPGDVSEHPIVKEPYKFTQERDRKRALSMVLSQTKHQERKDSEVLAEAKRIAESRMAARVSLQNAKESELPITFNVERAIVPGETLSPSSNSEFPSAMVAPSTSMAENTSTLASLRMLRVYLRTYALDQMIQAASSSAGLRTIKRVEQSLQELGVNLKPRVPTKSVCAQHLELRKEILTLLNLQKQLQYKEAEGSSYRDSPYETPGTPKDRTFVPESTSFGGERVGKRDQKRKAPGRAEAPSSPAQPKRPRKLRASDM, encoded by the exons ATGGATGCCAAGGACATCTTGGGCTTGTCCAAAACCTCGCATCCCGCATCCCAGGAGAAGAAATCTCGAACAGTTAAGGAGTCTCAGCGAAAACCAGATGGCATTTCGCGCGAG GTGTATGCGCTTATCGGGGGTGTTCCACCTCTCATGCCGGCAGTGGAGCCATTACAGCTGAAAAAACGGCCTCCGACTGACGAAAAG ATCACTTGGCAGTGGCTTCCTTTTACAAGTTCTGCTCGGAAAGATAATTTACAGCTCTTTCACTGG GTTAGAGTTGTAAATGGTGTCCCACCTATGGGTGACTACTCCTTTGCCAAGTATAACAAG TCTGTGGACGTTGTCAAATACACAGACGAGGAGTATGAGAAGCATTTGACTGATGAT ATGTGGACAAAGGAAGAGACGGATCAATTGTTTGAATTGTGTCAACAGTTTGATCTACGCTTCATTGTGATAGCAGACAGGTTCCCGTCTTCTCGTACTGTGGAAGAACTGAAGGAACGCTATTACAAag TATCTCGATCTATATTAATTGCTAGAGCTGCGGCATCGCCTGGAGATGTTTCAGAGCATCCTATTGTTAAG GAACCTTACAAATTTACACAAGAGAGAGATCGCAAGCGAGCATTGTCCATGGTTCTCTCTCAAACAAAGCACCAAGAGAGAAAAGACTCGGAG GTTCTGGCTGAAGCCAAAAGAATAGCTGAGTCACGCATGGCTGCAAGGGTAAGTTTACAG AATGCTAAAGAGTCAGAGTTGCCTATAACATTTAATGTGGAGAGGGCTATCGTTCCTGGTGAGACTCTGTCACCTTCATCCAACTCTGAGTTCCCCTCTGCAATGGTTGCACCTTCAACTTCAATGGCAGAGAATACCTCTACTCTAGCTTCTCTCCGAATG cttcGGGTGTATCTTAGGACATATGCGCTTGACCAAATGATCCAAGCTGCAAGCTCATCTGCTGGACTTCGGACTATCAAGCGGGTCGAGCAAAGTTTGCAAGAACTTGGG GTTAATTTAAAGCCGAGAGTTCCAACTAAATCCGTTTGTGCACAGCATCTtgaattaagaaaagaaatacTGACGCTACTGAATCTTCAGAAACAG TTACAATATAAGGAGGCAGAAGGCTCATCTTATCGTGATAGTCCATACGAAACACCAGGCACACCCAAG GATCGCACTTTTGTCCCTGAATCAACAAGTTTTGGAG GGGAAAGAGTTGGTAAACGAGACCAAAAACGAAAGGCCCCTGGTAGGGCAGAAGCTCCATCATCGCCTGCGCAGCCTAAAAGGCCTAGAAAGTTAAGGGCATCAGATATGTAG
- the LOC137720280 gene encoding SWR1-complex protein 4-like isoform X2, with protein sequence MDAKDILGLSKTSHPASQEKKSRTVKESQRKPDGISREVYALIGGVPPLMPAVEPLQLKKRPPTDEKITWQWLPFTSSARKDNLQLFHWVRVVNGVPPMGDYSFAKYNKSVDVVKYTDEEYEKHLTDDMWTKEETDQLFELCQQFDLRFIVIADRFPSSRTVEELKERYYKVSRSILIARAAASPGDVSEHPIVKEPYKFTQERDRKRALSMVLSQTKHQERKDSEVLAEAKRIAESRMAARNAKESELPITFNVERAIVPGETLSPSSNSEFPSAMVAPSTSMAENTSTLASLRMLRVYLRTYALDQMIQAASSSAGLRTIKRVEQSLQELGVNLKPRVPTKSVCAQHLELRKEILTLLNLQKQLQYKEAEGSSYRDSPYETPGTPKDRTFVPESTSFGGDVLGERVGKRDQKRKAPGRAEAPSSPAQPKRPRKLRASDM encoded by the exons ATGGATGCCAAGGACATCTTGGGCTTGTCCAAAACCTCGCATCCCGCATCCCAGGAGAAGAAATCTCGAACAGTTAAGGAGTCTCAGCGAAAACCAGATGGCATTTCGCGCGAG GTGTATGCGCTTATCGGGGGTGTTCCACCTCTCATGCCGGCAGTGGAGCCATTACAGCTGAAAAAACGGCCTCCGACTGACGAAAAG ATCACTTGGCAGTGGCTTCCTTTTACAAGTTCTGCTCGGAAAGATAATTTACAGCTCTTTCACTGG GTTAGAGTTGTAAATGGTGTCCCACCTATGGGTGACTACTCCTTTGCCAAGTATAACAAG TCTGTGGACGTTGTCAAATACACAGACGAGGAGTATGAGAAGCATTTGACTGATGAT ATGTGGACAAAGGAAGAGACGGATCAATTGTTTGAATTGTGTCAACAGTTTGATCTACGCTTCATTGTGATAGCAGACAGGTTCCCGTCTTCTCGTACTGTGGAAGAACTGAAGGAACGCTATTACAAag TATCTCGATCTATATTAATTGCTAGAGCTGCGGCATCGCCTGGAGATGTTTCAGAGCATCCTATTGTTAAG GAACCTTACAAATTTACACAAGAGAGAGATCGCAAGCGAGCATTGTCCATGGTTCTCTCTCAAACAAAGCACCAAGAGAGAAAAGACTCGGAG GTTCTGGCTGAAGCCAAAAGAATAGCTGAGTCACGCATGGCTGCAAGG AATGCTAAAGAGTCAGAGTTGCCTATAACATTTAATGTGGAGAGGGCTATCGTTCCTGGTGAGACTCTGTCACCTTCATCCAACTCTGAGTTCCCCTCTGCAATGGTTGCACCTTCAACTTCAATGGCAGAGAATACCTCTACTCTAGCTTCTCTCCGAATG cttcGGGTGTATCTTAGGACATATGCGCTTGACCAAATGATCCAAGCTGCAAGCTCATCTGCTGGACTTCGGACTATCAAGCGGGTCGAGCAAAGTTTGCAAGAACTTGGG GTTAATTTAAAGCCGAGAGTTCCAACTAAATCCGTTTGTGCACAGCATCTtgaattaagaaaagaaatacTGACGCTACTGAATCTTCAGAAACAG TTACAATATAAGGAGGCAGAAGGCTCATCTTATCGTGATAGTCCATACGAAACACCAGGCACACCCAAG GATCGCACTTTTGTCCCTGAATCAACAAGTTTTGGAGGTGATGTATTAG GGGAAAGAGTTGGTAAACGAGACCAAAAACGAAAGGCCCCTGGTAGGGCAGAAGCTCCATCATCGCCTGCGCAGCCTAAAAGGCCTAGAAAGTTAAGGGCATCAGATATGTAG